One genomic region from Curtobacterium sp. 9128 encodes:
- the thiM gene encoding hydroxyethylthiazole kinase, with the protein MNTPAPAPAWADRSAELLEAVRSRAPLVQCITNSVVQNVTANVLLALGASAAMVDVPTEAGPFARVADALLVNTGTPHAEPRAASVEAARAAAEHGTPWVLDPVAVGSLPVRTALARELLGIGPTVLRGNASEVLALLGDSAGGRGVDSTAGTDDARASAVDAAERLVGTVAVSGPVDLVAGTGAPGGSGTVVRIANGTELLTRITGGGCALGAVIAAFTSVAPDDPLAATVAGTAVHTIAAELAARDAGGPGTFQPLFLDRLASLTPADVVATARITEEVAA; encoded by the coding sequence ATGAACACTCCTGCGCCCGCTCCTGCCTGGGCCGACCGTTCCGCCGAACTGCTCGAGGCCGTCAGGTCCAGGGCACCGCTCGTGCAGTGCATCACGAACTCGGTGGTGCAGAACGTCACCGCGAACGTGCTGCTCGCACTCGGCGCCTCGGCCGCGATGGTCGACGTCCCCACCGAGGCCGGTCCGTTCGCCCGGGTCGCCGACGCACTGCTCGTCAACACGGGCACGCCGCACGCCGAGCCCCGGGCCGCGTCCGTCGAGGCCGCCCGCGCAGCGGCCGAGCACGGCACCCCGTGGGTCCTCGACCCGGTGGCGGTCGGGTCGCTCCCGGTGCGCACCGCCCTGGCCCGCGAGTTGCTGGGCATCGGTCCGACGGTGCTCCGCGGCAACGCGTCCGAGGTCCTCGCGCTGCTCGGGGACTCCGCCGGTGGGCGCGGGGTCGACAGCACGGCCGGCACCGACGACGCGCGTGCGTCCGCCGTCGACGCTGCCGAGAGGCTCGTGGGCACCGTGGCCGTGTCGGGTCCCGTCGACCTGGTGGCCGGCACCGGTGCCCCCGGCGGCTCCGGCACGGTGGTCCGGATCGCGAACGGGACCGAGCTCCTCACCCGGATCACCGGCGGCGGGTGCGCACTCGGCGCCGTGATCGCGGCGTTCACGTCCGTCGCCCCGGACGACCCGCTCGCCGCGACCGTCGCCGGCACCGCGGTGCACACCATCGCCGCCGAGCTCGCCGCGCGGGACGCCGGTGGTCCCGGGACGTTCCAGCCGCTGTTCCTCGACCGGCTGGCATCCCTGACGCCCGCCGACGTCGTCGCCACGGCACGCATCACCGAGGAGGTCGCCGCATGA
- a CDS encoding DnaJ domain-containing protein — protein MTDSPADATPYEVLGVAATADDEELRRAYRRAARETHPDLGGDAIRFRRVQVAWERIGTPAARRAYDTGSRPTSAPSAPSGSSSWRPGSGRDEYAPPTARRDSRPRARSHGHPGGRSREVFLAAEREWVGLGDPIEDPYAPSLIRSAPRFIRRLLGEALAEEATASIVADMGIGVTVWHDLDAGSEGKLDHVVLMPSGLWALESIDWGGPVRIDHGEIVGETLEPGERPVKELVRAARAVQKQTRVRFTGRLLVVPDSAVDHDVQLVGSPKKPTAYVVRRSALGQVLNGVWSPEGAVDVFEIRDRLQQTVRFV, from the coding sequence ATGACCGACAGCCCGGCCGACGCCACCCCCTACGAAGTCCTCGGCGTCGCCGCGACCGCCGACGACGAGGAACTCCGCCGCGCCTACCGCCGAGCGGCCCGCGAGACCCACCCGGACCTCGGCGGTGACGCCATCCGCTTCCGCCGGGTGCAGGTCGCATGGGAGCGCATCGGCACACCAGCGGCGCGACGCGCCTACGACACGGGGTCGCGCCCGACGTCCGCCCCGTCGGCTCCGTCCGGCAGCTCGTCGTGGAGGCCCGGTTCCGGTCGCGACGAGTACGCACCACCCACGGCGCGTCGCGACTCCCGCCCGCGTGCCCGCTCCCACGGACACCCCGGCGGTCGATCCCGTGAGGTCTTCCTCGCTGCCGAGCGCGAGTGGGTCGGACTCGGCGACCCCATCGAGGACCCGTACGCCCCGTCACTCATCCGATCAGCCCCCCGGTTCATCCGCCGGCTGCTCGGTGAGGCGCTCGCCGAGGAGGCGACCGCCTCGATCGTCGCCGACATGGGCATCGGCGTGACGGTCTGGCACGACCTCGATGCGGGTTCGGAGGGCAAGCTCGACCACGTCGTGCTCATGCCGAGCGGGTTGTGGGCGCTCGAGTCCATCGACTGGGGCGGGCCGGTGCGGATCGACCACGGCGAGATCGTCGGCGAGACGCTCGAGCCGGGGGAGCGCCCCGTGAAGGAACTCGTCCGCGCAGCCCGTGCCGTCCAGAAGCAGACGCGCGTGCGGTTCACCGGCCGGCTGCTCGTCGTACCGGACTCCGCGGTCGACCACGACGTGCAGCTCGTCGGCTCCCCGAAGAAGCCGACCGCCTACGTGGTCCGGCGCAGTGCGCTCGGGCAGGTCCTCAACGGCGTCTGGTCCCCGGAGGGCGCCGTCGACGTGTTCGAGATCCGGGACCGCCTGCAGCAGACCGTCCGGTTCGTCTGA
- the thiE gene encoding thiamine phosphate synthase has product MTGLGVYLVTDGALCDRHGHGVLGVVRAAVHAGVGIVQVRDKCASARDLLALTAAVADAVGDRAAVVVDDRLDVALAARHAGHRVAGVHLGQSDVPVTAARALLGPDAHVGLTANTTAHLDVVARLPRGTVDLLGVGVVHPTATKADHPPALGRDGFARLAAATDMPCVAIGGVDLDDVAPLRAAGASGVAVVSGICAAPDPGAAAAAYVAAWGGSR; this is encoded by the coding sequence ATGACCGGGCTCGGTGTCTACCTGGTCACCGACGGCGCGCTCTGCGACCGGCACGGACACGGGGTGCTCGGCGTCGTCCGGGCTGCCGTGCACGCCGGGGTCGGGATCGTGCAGGTGCGGGACAAGTGCGCGAGCGCCAGGGACCTCCTCGCACTGACGGCCGCCGTCGCCGACGCGGTGGGCGACCGTGCGGCCGTGGTCGTCGACGACCGACTCGACGTCGCCCTCGCCGCTCGGCACGCCGGGCACCGGGTCGCCGGTGTGCACCTCGGGCAGTCGGACGTCCCGGTGACGGCTGCGCGCGCGCTCCTCGGGCCGGACGCCCACGTCGGGCTGACCGCGAACACCACGGCCCACCTCGACGTCGTCGCACGACTCCCCCGCGGAACCGTGGACCTGCTCGGCGTCGGTGTCGTACACCCGACCGCGACGAAGGCGGACCACCCGCCGGCACTCGGCCGCGACGGGTTCGCACGCCTCGCCGCCGCGACGGACATGCCGTGCGTGGCGATCGGCGGCGTCGACCTCGACGACGTGGCGCCCCTGCGCGCTGCGGGTGCCTCGGGGGTCGCCGTCGTCTCCGGGATCTGTGCAGCGCCGGACCCCGGCGCCGCGGCCGCGGCGTACGTGGCTGCGTGGGGCGGCTCGCGGTGA
- a CDS encoding MFS transporter: protein MSATGSIPTTGSLAVPRAHVMPWVAVWGAVFVCSWGGNQFSPLLLMYEQRAHYSSVLVNVFLGVYVLGLAPALLVAGSLSDRHGRRPLMLAGIASAVVGSGLLALGPFGPGFLMAGRLFAGVTVGIAMAVGNSWVKELSQGRFDPTADAGSGARRASLAFTLGSASGALVAGLIAQWGPIPEVLPFLVHIAVALPFAVIVWRTPETQRSGGLAGPWWRQLRVPSAGHRRFTRVVLVGAPWIFGSAAIGYGYLPTRLEGATGTWGLVFATAATVVALGVSSAIQPLAKHVHSIASARGIATAVFLMTLGIAVVTVAIELQSVWIGIAANVVIGVGIGIALVSSLLEVQRIAGARDLAGLTGVFYAAAYAGFLAPAVIAAVANVVALPLVLWVIVALGVVSWIAVLASSRRHIPA from the coding sequence GTGAGCGCCACCGGGTCGATCCCGACGACCGGCTCGCTGGCGGTCCCCCGCGCCCACGTGATGCCGTGGGTCGCCGTCTGGGGCGCCGTGTTCGTGTGCTCGTGGGGCGGCAACCAGTTCAGCCCGCTGCTGCTGATGTACGAACAGCGCGCGCACTACTCGTCCGTGCTCGTGAACGTGTTCCTCGGCGTGTACGTGCTCGGGCTCGCGCCGGCGCTCCTCGTCGCCGGGTCCCTGTCCGACCGGCACGGCCGACGCCCGCTCATGCTCGCGGGCATCGCCTCCGCCGTCGTCGGCAGCGGTCTGCTCGCGCTCGGCCCGTTCGGCCCCGGCTTCCTGATGGCGGGGCGCCTGTTCGCGGGTGTCACCGTCGGCATCGCGATGGCCGTCGGCAACAGCTGGGTGAAGGAGCTCTCGCAGGGCAGGTTCGACCCGACGGCGGACGCCGGCTCCGGGGCCCGTCGCGCGTCGCTCGCGTTCACCCTCGGATCCGCCTCCGGTGCACTCGTCGCCGGGCTCATCGCGCAGTGGGGCCCGATCCCCGAGGTCCTGCCCTTCCTCGTCCACATCGCGGTCGCGCTGCCGTTCGCCGTCATCGTCTGGCGGACGCCGGAGACCCAGCGCTCCGGTGGGCTCGCCGGCCCCTGGTGGCGGCAACTCCGCGTCCCGAGCGCCGGGCACCGTCGGTTCACCCGCGTGGTGCTCGTCGGCGCGCCGTGGATCTTCGGGTCCGCCGCGATCGGCTACGGGTACCTGCCGACCCGGCTCGAGGGGGCGACCGGCACCTGGGGGCTCGTCTTCGCGACCGCGGCGACCGTCGTCGCCCTCGGGGTGTCGAGCGCGATCCAGCCGCTCGCGAAGCACGTGCACTCGATCGCGTCGGCGCGGGGCATCGCGACCGCGGTGTTCCTGATGACCCTCGGGATCGCGGTCGTCACCGTCGCGATCGAGCTGCAGTCGGTGTGGATCGGCATCGCGGCGAACGTGGTGATCGGCGTCGGGATCGGCATCGCGCTCGTGTCGTCGTTGCTCGAGGTGCAGCGGATCGCGGGCGCTCGGGACCTCGCCGGGTTGACCGGGGTGTTCTACGCGGCCGCGTACGCGGGGTTCCTCGCGCCGGCCGTCATCGCCGCGGTGGCGAACGTCGTGGCGCTGCCGCTCGTGCTCTGGGTGATCGTGGCGCTCGGCGTCGTGTCGTGGATCGCGGTGCTGGCGTCGTCCCGCCGTCACATACCGGCGTAG
- a CDS encoding aminoglycoside phosphotransferase family protein, which produces MERITKADDRVHRPAGPWTPTVHRLLAHLHEQGFVAAPEPIELDNTLETVSFVPGVAGEYPWTEDVASEAALVTSARMLRHYHDAAATFPLDEDADVWSQTPSTPVETVVHGDFAPYNCVYDGIAAVGIIDFDTAHPGPRVWDVASAVYRFAPFTTGAVEGANAPTLDARLSRAAEFCRAYGLDQASRSVLAPTMLASITALLTMLETEAAAGNPKFVSDLEHGHADLYRADAAYIEQHADDITRAVV; this is translated from the coding sequence ATGGAGCGCATCACCAAGGCCGACGACCGGGTCCACCGTCCCGCGGGGCCGTGGACGCCCACCGTCCACCGGCTCCTCGCGCACCTCCACGAACAGGGCTTCGTGGCCGCGCCGGAGCCGATCGAACTCGACAACACGCTCGAGACGGTCTCGTTCGTCCCGGGGGTCGCGGGGGAGTACCCGTGGACCGAGGACGTCGCGAGCGAAGCCGCACTCGTCACGAGTGCCCGGATGCTCCGGCACTACCACGACGCCGCGGCGACCTTCCCGCTCGACGAGGACGCCGACGTGTGGTCGCAGACCCCGTCCACCCCGGTCGAGACCGTCGTGCACGGTGACTTCGCGCCGTACAACTGCGTCTACGACGGGATCGCCGCGGTCGGCATCATCGACTTCGACACGGCCCACCCCGGCCCGCGGGTCTGGGACGTCGCGAGTGCGGTGTACCGGTTCGCGCCGTTCACCACCGGAGCCGTCGAGGGTGCGAACGCCCCGACGCTCGACGCGCGACTCTCGCGGGCAGCGGAGTTCTGCCGCGCCTACGGGCTCGACCAGGCGTCCCGGTCGGTCCTCGCACCGACGATGCTCGCCTCGATCACCGCACTCCTCACCATGCTCGAGACCGAGGCGGCAGCCGGGAACCCGAAGTTCGTCAGCGACCTCGAGCACGGCCACGCCGACCTGTACCGCGCCGACGCGGCGTACATCGAGCAGCACGCCGACGACATCACCAGAGCAGTGGTGTGA
- a CDS encoding winged helix DNA-binding domain-containing protein — MTRSPTPAALRSMRLAAQRIGVRGGTALDVVTHMTALQGQDLGQSLWAIGVRALGLTRADVHAAFDRGEFVRSWPMRGTLHVLRADDLRMLLSLTATRTIRQTARRAAELGLDEATVDRARALTIAALEGGRSLDRDGVLGRYRDAGIDPAGGRGYHLLFRLAQEGLVAWGPMSRVGQDLVLLDEWAPRASPVPDRDEALRRTLLGFLHGRGPATEVDAASWTKLPLGDVRRGVAAAGDAIEDLGGGLLALADRPEPGGIPTGQLLPGFDEYLLGYADRTGHLDAVHADRVVPGGNGIFLPMVVHRGQVVGTWKRTERTRDVRVTVTSFTPLTPAVRRAVETAATAYARFVGLPLTLDVG; from the coding sequence GTGACCCGGTCGCCGACCCCGGCGGCCCTCCGCTCGATGCGCCTCGCCGCACAGCGCATCGGCGTGCGGGGCGGAACGGCGCTCGACGTCGTCACCCACATGACGGCGTTGCAAGGGCAGGACCTCGGCCAGTCGCTGTGGGCGATCGGCGTCAGGGCCCTCGGCCTGACCCGGGCGGACGTGCACGCGGCCTTCGACCGGGGGGAGTTCGTCCGGTCGTGGCCGATGCGCGGGACCCTGCACGTGCTGCGTGCCGACGACCTCCGGATGCTCCTCTCCCTGACCGCGACCAGGACCATCCGCCAGACCGCCAGGCGCGCGGCGGAGCTCGGACTCGACGAGGCCACCGTCGACCGTGCCCGGGCGCTCACCATCGCGGCACTCGAGGGCGGCCGGTCCCTGGACCGCGACGGCGTGCTCGGCCGCTACCGGGACGCCGGGATCGACCCCGCCGGCGGGCGCGGCTACCACCTGCTGTTCCGGTTGGCGCAGGAGGGGCTCGTCGCGTGGGGCCCGATGAGCCGTGTCGGGCAGGACCTCGTGCTCCTCGACGAGTGGGCACCGCGGGCGTCGCCCGTCCCGGACCGTGACGAGGCCCTGCGCCGGACACTCCTCGGCTTCCTCCATGGCAGGGGACCGGCGACCGAGGTCGACGCCGCGAGCTGGACGAAGCTGCCCCTCGGGGACGTCCGACGTGGTGTCGCGGCAGCGGGCGACGCGATCGAGGACCTCGGCGGCGGCCTCCTCGCGCTCGCGGACCGGCCGGAGCCGGGCGGCATCCCGACCGGGCAGCTCCTGCCCGGGTTCGACGAGTACCTGCTCGGGTACGCGGACCGGACCGGGCACCTCGACGCGGTGCACGCCGACCGTGTCGTGCCGGGCGGCAACGGCATCTTCCTGCCGATGGTCGTGCACCGCGGGCAGGTCGTCGGCACCTGGAAGCGCACCGAACGCACGCGGGACGTCCGCGTCACCGTGACGTCGTTCACGCCGCTCACCCCGGCAGTGCGCCGCGCCGTCGAGACGGCAGCGACGGCGTACGCCCGGTTCGTCGGCCTCCCACTCACCCTCGACGTGGGCTGA
- a CDS encoding NUDIX hydrolase translates to MPDALPPGPPPGPRDPGDAWAYGPDGTKAWGVFGAAGLLVDDGRGRVLLQHRVEWSHHGGTWGIPGGARHEHEDAVTGALRESAEEAGVPLDGVDLRHTSVLDLGFWTYTTVVGRASRPFEPVIADRESLALSWVPVGEVDDLPLHPGFGESWPALRSAIGVMPHVVVDAANVVGSVPDGWWKDRAGAASRLVDGVTALAAVGVPAPLLDLGFTRWWPRWTVVLEGDARGATSEPGPGVSVVLADGSGDDAIVAAASAVVAAGDAPVVVVTADRELRARVEAIGATTRGPSWLRDQL, encoded by the coding sequence GTGCCAGACGCGCTGCCTCCAGGTCCGCCGCCAGGTCCCCGCGACCCCGGCGACGCCTGGGCGTACGGACCCGACGGCACCAAGGCGTGGGGTGTGTTCGGTGCAGCCGGCCTGCTCGTCGACGACGGCCGCGGCCGCGTCCTGCTCCAGCACCGTGTCGAGTGGAGCCACCACGGCGGCACGTGGGGCATCCCCGGCGGTGCCCGGCACGAGCACGAGGACGCCGTCACCGGAGCGCTCCGGGAGTCCGCCGAGGAGGCGGGCGTGCCGCTCGACGGCGTCGACCTGCGCCACACGTCGGTGCTCGACCTCGGGTTCTGGACGTACACGACCGTGGTGGGGCGAGCCTCCCGGCCGTTCGAGCCGGTCATCGCGGACCGGGAGAGCCTCGCGCTGTCCTGGGTCCCCGTCGGCGAGGTCGACGACCTGCCGCTGCACCCGGGCTTCGGTGAGTCGTGGCCGGCGCTCCGTTCCGCGATCGGGGTCATGCCGCACGTCGTGGTCGATGCCGCGAACGTCGTCGGCAGCGTGCCGGACGGCTGGTGGAAGGACCGAGCGGGTGCCGCGTCCCGCCTGGTCGACGGCGTGACGGCGCTCGCCGCGGTGGGTGTCCCAGCGCCGCTGCTCGACCTCGGGTTCACGCGGTGGTGGCCGCGGTGGACCGTCGTGCTCGAGGGCGACGCCCGCGGCGCGACGTCGGAGCCGGGACCCGGGGTGTCCGTGGTGCTCGCGGACGGGTCAGGGGACGACGCGATCGTGGCCGCTGCCTCGGCTGTGGTCGCCGCCGGTGATGCCCCCGTGGTCGTCGTGACGGCTGACCGGGAGCTGCGCGCCCGCGTCGAGGCGATCGGCGCGACGACCCGCGGCCCTTCGTGGCTCCGCGACCAGCTGTAG
- a CDS encoding GntR family transcriptional regulator: protein MNSTATTQAASDRAYDHVKRAIIRGDLAGGTAISENAICQDLGISRTPVHEAFLRLAAEELIALESRKGAVVRPMSPNEAADVLEMREAIESTAATRVVSDGRVADLAPSLQAMLAEQEAAVRDGDVDRFIEVDAEFHGAVIGASRNAIAVLFARTLRDRQQRLRHQLMRVQPSQLQASLDDHRALARALEDGDAARYAEVLGAHVASHRGAL from the coding sequence GTGAACAGCACGGCGACGACCCAGGCGGCATCCGACCGCGCCTACGACCACGTCAAGCGGGCGATCATCCGCGGGGACCTCGCCGGCGGGACCGCCATCAGCGAGAACGCCATCTGCCAGGACCTCGGGATCTCCCGGACGCCGGTGCACGAGGCGTTCCTCCGGCTCGCCGCCGAGGAGCTCATCGCGTTGGAGTCCCGCAAGGGCGCCGTCGTCCGCCCGATGTCCCCGAACGAGGCGGCGGACGTGCTCGAGATGCGCGAGGCGATCGAGTCGACGGCCGCGACCCGCGTCGTCTCCGACGGCCGCGTGGCGGACCTGGCCCCGAGCCTCCAGGCCATGCTCGCCGAGCAGGAGGCGGCCGTCCGCGACGGCGACGTCGACCGGTTCATCGAGGTGGACGCGGAGTTCCACGGTGCCGTGATCGGCGCGTCGCGGAACGCGATCGCCGTCCTGTTCGCCCGGACGCTGCGCGATCGGCAGCAGCGGCTCCGGCACCAGCTGATGCGGGTGCAGCCGTCCCAGTTGCAGGCGTCGCTCGACGACCACCGTGCGCTCGCCCGCGCGCTCGAGGACGGCGACGCCGCCCGCTACGCCGAGGTGCTCGGCGCCCACGTCGCGTCGCACCGGGGCGCGCTGTGA
- a CDS encoding RNA-binding S4 domain-containing protein: MDKARVDSWIWAVRITKTRSAATTACKAGHVRVNGERAKPSQPVGPGDEVRVRQAGFDRIVVVKSIILKRVGATEAAKHLDDRTPPRLPKEEAGFVPMRDRGAGRPSKRERRDLEKLRGY; this comes from the coding sequence ATGGACAAGGCCCGGGTGGACAGCTGGATCTGGGCGGTCCGGATCACCAAGACCCGGTCCGCAGCGACGACCGCGTGCAAGGCCGGACACGTCCGGGTCAACGGCGAGCGGGCGAAGCCGTCGCAGCCGGTCGGCCCCGGTGACGAGGTCCGTGTCCGTCAGGCCGGGTTCGACCGCATCGTCGTCGTGAAGAGCATCATCCTGAAGCGCGTCGGAGCCACCGAGGCGGCGAAGCACCTCGACGACAGGACCCCGCCGCGCCTGCCGAAGGAAGAGGCCGGCTTCGTCCCGATGCGCGATCGCGGCGCCGGACGCCCGAGCAAGCGGGAGCGCCGGGACCTCGAGAAGCTCCGCGGCTACTGA
- a CDS encoding trypsin-like peptidase domain-containing protein, protein MNETPNPDAEPGTTPIDAQDAAPRSTWEAPHADASTLRPAYAFDGSGPYLYAPDGSGPYAYTHDGRGPYLIGSPALAGVHQGWAHAAQHGQQYPSQQYPSQQGWSGAFGTRPGTRPGTKKRKLGLVIGSGIAALAIVGAAGGTALGLSSVGTETTSSQSQGTTTTPDTGSGSGTNGFTVPGDGSGSGSGSSGTSTESAATAATAAQKKGVVTINTILNYDQSSQAAGTGMVLTSDGTILTNNHVIQGATSITVTDETTGKEYKADVVGADATNDVAVLKLENASGLSTVTLDDDGEPSTGDAVTDVGNAEGTGNLVAAEGTVTATDQDIQVQSESGTGTESLTGLIEIAADIVSGDSGGPVLDSEGEVVGMATAASSGSADVTGYAIPITTAKAIADKILAGDASGTITIGLPAFLGVQVSGTSTTTGGVAVAGTVEGSGAATAGLAAGDTITSIDGTAITSSDQLTQVIQSKSVGDKVSVGYTNSAGTASTVTVTLTAGPAA, encoded by the coding sequence ATGAACGAGACCCCGAACCCCGACGCCGAACCGGGCACGACCCCGATCGACGCACAGGACGCCGCACCCCGCTCCACGTGGGAGGCCCCGCACGCCGACGCGTCCACACTCCGTCCCGCCTACGCGTTCGACGGCTCCGGTCCGTACCTCTACGCACCCGACGGCTCCGGCCCCTACGCCTACACGCACGACGGTCGTGGCCCGTACCTCATCGGCAGCCCCGCCCTCGCCGGCGTCCACCAGGGCTGGGCCCACGCGGCGCAGCACGGGCAGCAGTACCCGTCGCAGCAGTACCCGTCGCAGCAGGGGTGGAGCGGTGCGTTCGGCACGCGCCCCGGCACGCGCCCCGGCACGAAGAAGCGCAAGCTCGGGCTGGTGATCGGGTCCGGCATCGCCGCCCTCGCGATCGTCGGCGCCGCCGGCGGGACGGCACTCGGGCTCTCGTCGGTCGGCACCGAGACCACGTCGAGCCAGTCCCAGGGCACGACGACCACGCCGGACACCGGCAGCGGGAGCGGCACGAACGGCTTCACGGTGCCCGGCGACGGGAGCGGGAGCGGAAGCGGCTCGTCCGGCACCAGCACCGAGTCCGCCGCCACGGCGGCCACGGCAGCCCAGAAGAAGGGCGTCGTCACGATCAACACGATCCTGAACTACGACCAGTCGTCGCAGGCCGCCGGCACCGGGATGGTCCTGACCTCGGACGGCACGATCCTCACGAACAACCACGTCATCCAGGGTGCGACGAGCATCACGGTCACCGACGAGACCACCGGCAAGGAGTACAAGGCCGACGTGGTCGGTGCCGACGCCACGAACGACGTGGCGGTCCTCAAGCTGGAGAACGCGTCCGGCCTCTCGACCGTCACGCTCGACGACGACGGCGAACCGAGCACCGGTGACGCCGTGACCGACGTCGGCAACGCCGAGGGCACGGGTAACCTCGTCGCCGCGGAGGGCACCGTCACCGCGACCGACCAGGACATCCAGGTGCAGAGCGAGTCCGGCACGGGCACCGAGTCCCTCACCGGCCTCATCGAGATCGCCGCGGACATCGTCTCCGGCGACTCCGGCGGTCCGGTGCTCGACAGCGAGGGTGAGGTCGTCGGCATGGCGACCGCTGCGTCCTCGGGCTCGGCCGACGTGACGGGCTACGCGATCCCGATCACCACGGCGAAGGCGATCGCGGACAAGATCCTCGCCGGTGACGCATCCGGGACGATCACGATCGGGTTGCCCGCGTTCCTCGGCGTCCAGGTGAGCGGCACGTCCACCACCACGGGCGGGGTCGCGGTCGCCGGGACCGTCGAGGGATCCGGCGCAGCGACAGCGGGCCTCGCTGCCGGTGACACGATCACGTCGATCGACGGCACCGCGATCACGAGCTCGGACCAGCTGACGCAGGTGATCCAGTCGAAGTCCGTCGGCGACAAGGTCTCCGTCGGCTACACGAACAGCGCCGGCACGGCGAGCACCGTCACGGTGACGCTCACCGCGGGCCCTGCCGCCTAG